A portion of the Punica granatum isolate Tunisia-2019 chromosome 7, ASM765513v2, whole genome shotgun sequence genome contains these proteins:
- the LOC116212811 gene encoding 39S ribosomal protein L47, mitochondrial, whose amino-acid sequence MFITRFFGKTLLAAARSESSAGTAAAASTVTGHNPLEAFFEADRSAEDDKPVVYGRSWKASELRLKSWDNLHKLWYVLLKEKNMLMSQRQMLHAQNLRFPNPERLPKVRKSMCRIKQVLTERAIEEPDSRRSSEMKRMINAL is encoded by the exons ATGTTTATAACAAGATTTTTCGGGAAAACACTTTTGGCTGCTGCTAGATCTGAATCTTCTGCTGGGACGGCTGCAGCTGCGTCCACAGTAACTGGGCACAACCCTCTTGAGGCGTTCTTTGAGGCAGATAGAAGCGCGGAAGATGATAAACCTGTTGTCTATG GTCGAAGTTGGAAGGCTTCTGAGCTGCGCCTTAAGTCGTGGGATAATCTGCATAAGCTTTGGTATGTTCTGCTGAAGGAGAAGAACATGCTGATGAGTCAGCGTCAGATGCTACATGCCCAGAACCTGAGGTTTCCGAATCCAGAGCGCCTCCCCAAG GTGAGGAAGTCGATGTGCCGAATCAAGCAAGTACTCACCGAGAGAGCAATAGAAGAACCAGATTCGAGGAGGTCTTCAGAGATGAAGAGGATGATAAATGCGTTGTGA
- the LOC116213966 gene encoding nucleobase-ascorbate transporter 6-like, whose amino-acid sequence MADKSGDPPPHPPKDQLLGISYCITSPPPWPEAVLLGFQHFLVMLGTSVIIPTALVPQMGGRNEEKAQVIQTLLFVAGINTLNQTVFGTRLPAVMGASYTFVPTTISIILAGRFSDNAADPVDRFKRTMRAIQGSLIVASTLQIVLGFSGLWRNVARFLSPLSAVPLVALVGFGLYELGFPGVAKCVEIGLPELIILVFISQYLPHVIHFGKKVFGQFAVLFAVVIVWIYAHLLTVGGAYNGAAPKTQASCRTDRAGLIDAAPWIRVPYPFQWGPPSFDAGEAFAMMMASFVALVESTGAFMAVQRYASATHMPPSVLSRGVGWQGVGILIAALFGTVNAASVSVENAGLMALTRVGSRRVVQISAGFMIFFSILGKFGAVFASIPTPIFAALYCVFFAYVGVVGVSFLQYCNLNSFRTLFILGFSIFMGLSIPQYFNEYLAINGRGAVHTGARWFNDIVNVPFSSEAFVAGCLAYFLDNTLHKKDGQIRKDRGKQWWDKFRTFKGDTRSEEFYSLPFNLNKYFPSV is encoded by the exons atggcaGATAAGTCTGGTGACCCGCCGCCGCACCCACCGAAGGATCAGCTTCTCGGCATCTCTTACTGCATTACAAGTCCCCCTCCATGGC CTGAAGCTGTCCTGCTCGGTTTCCAACACTTCCTCGTAATGCTTGGCACATCGGTCATCATTCCCACCGCCCTTGTCCCCCAGATGGGCGGAAGAAAT GAGGAGAAAGCCCAAGTAATACAGACACTGCTCTTTGTTGCCGGTATAAACACGTTGAATCAGACGGTTTTTGGTACTCGATTGCCTGCTGTTATGGGAGCGTCTTACACTTTTGTGCCGACAACAATTTCCATCATCTTGGCTGGGCGTTTCAGTGATAATGCCGCTGATCCTGTTGAT AGATTCAAGAGGACTATGCGGGCAATTCAGGGATCGCTTATCGTTGCATCCACTCTTCAGATTGTCCTAGGCTTCAGCGGCCTCTGGCGGAACGTTGCAAG GTTCTTGAGCCCCCTTTCTGCTGTCCCCTTAGTAGCTCTTGTTGGCTTTGGGCTTTATGAGTTGGGTTTTCCCGGG GTCGCTAAATGTGTGGAAATTGGACTCCCTGAGCTTATCATCTTAGTATTTATTTCCCAG TACCTGCCTCATGTGATTCACTTTGGGAAGAAAGTTTTCGGGCAATTTGCTGTCTTATTCGCTGTTGTTATAGTGTGGATATATGCTCACCTGCTCACCGTCGGTGGGGCCTACAATGGTGCGGCACCGAAGACACAGGCAAGCTGCAGAACTGATCGTGCAGGACTTATAGATGCTGCTCCATG GATAAGAGTTCCATATCCTTTTCAGTGGGGACCGCCTTCATTTGATGCTGGTGAAGCTTTCGCAATGATGATGGCATCTTTTGTTGCTCTTGTTGAG TCCACTGGCGCATTTATGGCAGTGCAAAGGTATGCAAGTGCGACCCATATGCCCCCATCTGTTCTCAGTCGTGGAGTTGGTTGGCAG GGTGTAGGGATTTTGATAGCAGCCTTGTTTGGAACAGTTAATGCAGCATCAGTCTCAGT AGAAAATGCTGGTCTTATGGCGTTGACTCGTGTTGGTAGTAGAAGGGTCGTGCAGATATCAGCTGGattcatgattttcttttccattctcG GAAAGTTTGGAGCTGTGTTTGCTTCGATACCCACTCCTATTTTTGCAGCTTTGTACTGTGTTTTCTTCGCGTACGTTG GTGTGGTGGGTGTGAGCTTTCTTCAGTACTGCAACCTTAACAGCTTCCGAACGTTGTTCATATTGGGCTTCTCTATCTTCATGGGCTTGTCTATCCCGCAGTACTTCAACGAGTACCTGGCCATAAATGGCCGTGGGGCTGTCCACACTGGAGCCAGATGG TTCAATGATATTGTCAATGTCCCATTCTCCTCGGAGGCTTTCGTGGCGGGCTGCTTGGCGTACTTCCTGGACAATACGCTGCACAAGAAGGATGGCCAGATCAGGAAGGATAGGGGAAAGCAGTGGTGGGACAAGTTCCGGACCTTTAAGGGCGACACAAGAAGCGAAGAGTTCTACTCCTTGCCTTTCAACCTCAACAAGTACTTCCCCTCTGTATGA